The Astatotilapia calliptera chromosome 14, fAstCal1.2, whole genome shotgun sequence genome includes a region encoding these proteins:
- the mab21l1 gene encoding putative nucleotidyltransferase MAB21L1, producing the protein MIAAQAKLVYHLNKYYNEKCQSRKAAIAKTIREVCKVVSDVLKEVEVQEPRFISSLSEMDNRFEGLEVISPTEFEVVLYLNQMGVFNFVDDGSIPGCAVLKLSDGRKRSMSLWVEFITASGYLSARKIRSRFQTLVAQAVDKCSYRDVVKMVADTSEVKLRIRDRYVVQITPAFKCTGIWPRSAAHWPLPHIPWPGPNRVAEVKAEGFNLLSKECYSLNGKQSSAESDAWVLQFAEAENRLLLGGCRKKCLSVLKALRDRHLELPGQPLNNYHMKTLVSYECEKHPRESDWDENCLGDRLNGILLQLISCLQCRRCPHYFLPNLDLFQGKPHSALENAAKQTWRLAREILTNPKSLEKL; encoded by the coding sequence ATGATAGCCGCCCAGGCAAAGTTGGTGTATCACCTCAACAAATACTACAACGAGAAATGTCAGTCTCGGAAAGCAGCCATCGCCAAAACCATCCGAGAGGTGTGCAAGGTGGTTTCGGATGTCctgaaggaggtggaggtgcaGGAGCCCCGCTTCATCAGCTCTCTCAGCGAGATGGATAATCGTTTCGAGGGACTGGAGGTCATTTCGCCCACTGAATTCGAGGTTGTGCTCTATCTGAATCAGATGGGAGTATTCAACTTTGTGGACGACGGGTCCATTCCCGGCTGCGCCGTCCTCAAACTCAGCGATGGCCGCAAGAGAAGCATGTCTCTGTGGGTCGAATTCATCACAGCCTCCGGTTACCTCTCTGCGCGCAAGATCCGGTCGAGATTTCAGACACTGGTGGCGCAGGCAGTAGACAAATGCAGCTACAGAGATGTTGTCAAAATGGTCGCTGACACAAGTGAAGTGAAGCTGCGCATTAGAGACAGATATGTGGTACAAATCACGCCAGCTTTCAAGTGCACTGGCATCTGGCCACGGAGCGCTGCGCACTGGCCCCTGCCTCACATTCCCTGGCCGGGACCTAACAGGGTGGCAGAAGTCAAAGCGGAAGGTTTCAATCTTTTATCCAAAGAGTGCTACTCCCTGAACGGCAAGCAGAGCTCAGCAGAGAGCGACGCCTGGGTCCTGCAGTTCGCCGAGGCCGAGAACCGACTCCTTCTGGGTGGATGCAGGAAGAAGTGCTTGTCTGTCCTCAAAGCGTTGCGAGACCGTCACCTCGAACTGCCCGGGCAACCTCTGAACAACTACCACATGAAAACCTTGGTTTCCTACGAGTGTGAGAAGCATCCCAGGGAGTCGGACTGGGATGAGAACTGCCTCGGCGATCGCCTGAACGGGATACTATTGCAACTTATTTCGTGTTTGCAGTGCAGAAGGTGCCCTCATTATTTCCTGCCCAATTTAGACCTGTTTCAAGGAAAACCTCACTCTGCTCTAGAGAATGCAGCCAAACAGACTTGGCGACTGGCGAGAGAAATACTGACCAACCCCAAAAGCTTGGAGAAACTCtga